In Flavobacteriales bacterium, the following proteins share a genomic window:
- a CDS encoding PKD domain-containing protein, giving the protein SGLVSFNNTSSNSTSVEWFFGDNSTSTENNSSHQYQIDGSYEVKLVATNALGTDTISQTITIDVLDMPSASNNESCTPTSLELIASANNPNAEINWYDSQTNGNLVYTGENYTTEVLNSTTLFYVSTSEVINSGNVGPSEHEGNNEYSGSSSSVGSIVFSVYESFILESVDVYTNQAGERKIVLLDNNDNILQEHTENIPVSNNEPHTIVLNFQINPGMNYKLATDNEVSIANFGGENPQLKRTSSAVPLYFPYNYNNTLSITSSYWGNETLTDYYYYFYNWNVKEICSSPRLAVEAKIGSNETLSITIDENCPYDSLTLTANGNFVSYEWNNQSTNQNLTINDTGQYTINAYDSLGCLASETIDIPSILTFEINANQVLCEGSSIFLQCLSGLDSYTWSTGETSNAISISSSGDYSVEAIDNNGCELSDEIFVPIITPQQVEILTSMDSLIICKNSDFNFNVSPTFDNSIWNNSVTGLIYMGTASTLGENIITVLAQDENGCYSNDTITLKVVDCASIEEYLSNTMLFPNPTRGEFIIQHTSLNDEIQAIRIIDVQSRVIEERVSKYSNGILNERFDISRLNSGLYLVELIGKKGKSVRKVILR; this is encoded by the coding sequence ATTGGTTGCCACCAATGCTTTAGGTACAGATACTATTAGTCAAACTATAACCATTGATGTTTTAGATATGCCATCAGCTTCTAATAACGAAAGTTGTACTCCTACTTCGCTAGAATTAATAGCATCAGCCAACAACCCTAACGCTGAAATAAATTGGTATGACAGCCAAACGAATGGAAACTTAGTTTATACTGGAGAAAACTATACTACTGAAGTATTAAACTCTACAACATTATTTTATGTGTCAACCTCAGAGGTTATTAATTCAGGTAATGTAGGTCCATCGGAACACGAAGGTAACAACGAATATAGCGGTTCATCATCTAGTGTTGGATCAATAGTTTTTAGTGTTTACGAAAGCTTTATTCTTGAATCTGTTGATGTTTACACCAATCAAGCTGGAGAAAGAAAGATTGTTTTGTTAGATAACAATGACAATATATTACAGGAGCACACTGAAAATATTCCTGTTTCAAATAACGAGCCACACACTATAGTACTAAACTTTCAAATAAACCCAGGAATGAACTATAAATTGGCAACTGATAACGAGGTCAGTATCGCTAATTTTGGTGGAGAAAACCCTCAATTAAAAAGAACAAGTAGTGCAGTCCCACTTTACTTCCCTTATAACTACAACAACACATTGAGCATAACAAGCTCTTACTGGGGAAATGAAACGCTAACAGATTATTATTACTATTTCTACAACTGGAATGTCAAAGAAATTTGTTCAAGCCCTCGACTAGCTGTAGAAGCTAAAATAGGTAGTAATGAAACTCTTAGCATTACCATTGATGAGAATTGCCCTTACGATAGCCTAACACTCACAGCAAATGGAAACTTCGTGTCATATGAGTGGAATAATCAGTCAACGAATCAAAATTTAACAATTAACGATACTGGTCAATACACCATTAATGCATACGATTCATTAGGTTGTTTGGCTAGCGAAACCATTGATATTCCGTCGATTTTAACTTTCGAAATTAATGCTAATCAAGTTTTGTGTGAAGGTTCATCAATTTTTCTACAATGTTTGTCAGGTCTAGACTCATACACATGGAGTACTGGGGAAACTAGTAACGCTATATCAATAAGTTCTAGCGGTGACTATTCTGTTGAAGCAATTGACAATAACGGTTGCGAACTTTCTGACGAAATTTTTGTTCCGATTATTACTCCTCAACAAGTTGAGATTCTAACGTCAATGGATTCTTTAATAATTTGCAAAAATTCTGACTTCAATTTTAATGTATCTCCCACTTTTGATAATTCCATTTGGAATAATAGTGTAACTGGTTTAATCTACATGGGAACAGCATCTACACTGGGTGAAAACATCATTACGGTCTTGGCTCAAGATGAAAACGGCTGCTATTCTAATGATACCATAACTCTTAAAGTAGTAGATTGTGCTTCTATTGAAGAGTACTTGTCTAACACTATGCTATTCCCAAATCCAACAAGAGGCGAATTTATCATTCAACATACTTCACTAAATGATGAAATTCAAGCTATAAGAATAATTGATGTTCAGAGTAGAGTAATAGAAGAAAGAGTGTCAAAATATTCCAATGGTATTTTAAACGAAAGATTTGATATAAGCAGATTAAATTCTGGTCTATATCTTGTTGAATTAATCGGTAAGAAAGGTAAATCTGTAAGAAAGGTTATTCTAAGGTAA
- a CDS encoding FAD-linked oxidase C-terminal domain-containing protein, with amino-acid sequence MANLLNFAKMLEMEFKKISSVDLDFFHSFLDDKGIFLDDESIHDYAHDETEDLKYYPEIVLKPSSTDEVSKIMKYCNEQTIPVTPCGARTGLSGGSLPVCGGVAMSMERFNNIIEIDERNLQATVEPGVINQVFKDAVQEKGLFYPPDPASKGSSFLGGNLAENSGGPKALKYGVTKDYVLNLEVVLPSGDIIWTGANVLKNSTGYNLTQLMVGSEGTLGVITKIVFKLIPHPTHDLTLLVPFRSAEKACEAVSAVFRAGITPSALEFMERDAIDWTLKFTEMNVPINEDIQAHLLVEVDGNDMDTLFKDCEKITEVMEQYDCDEILFADSSQQKDQLWKMRRAVGEAVKSNSVYKEEDTVVPRAELPQLLKGVKSIGEKHGFTSVCYGHAGDGNLHINIIKGDMSDEAWNNDLSKGIREIFELTVGLGGTISGEHGIGLVQKGYMDIAFTEENIAIQKGIKSIFDPKGILNPKKVFV; translated from the coding sequence ATGGCGAATTTACTTAATTTTGCCAAAATGTTGGAAATGGAATTCAAGAAGATAAGTTCGGTTGATTTAGATTTTTTTCATTCTTTTTTAGATGATAAAGGAATCTTTTTAGATGATGAGAGTATTCATGATTACGCACATGATGAAACTGAAGACTTAAAGTATTACCCTGAAATTGTTTTAAAGCCTAGTAGTACAGATGAGGTTTCTAAAATAATGAAGTATTGTAATGAGCAAACTATTCCCGTAACACCTTGTGGTGCTCGAACAGGTTTAAGCGGTGGTTCGTTGCCCGTTTGTGGAGGTGTTGCTATGAGTATGGAACGGTTCAATAATATTATAGAAATTGACGAGCGTAATTTGCAAGCAACCGTTGAGCCAGGTGTTATTAATCAAGTATTTAAAGACGCTGTTCAAGAAAAGGGTTTGTTTTATCCTCCAGATCCAGCAAGTAAAGGAAGTAGCTTCTTAGGTGGTAATCTAGCTGAAAATTCTGGCGGACCCAAAGCTCTTAAGTATGGAGTGACTAAAGACTATGTCTTAAACCTTGAGGTTGTTTTGCCATCAGGAGACATTATATGGACAGGGGCTAACGTTCTTAAAAATTCAACAGGATATAATTTAACCCAACTTATGGTTGGGAGTGAGGGTACACTTGGTGTGATAACCAAAATTGTATTTAAACTTATTCCTCATCCTACTCACGATTTAACACTTTTGGTTCCTTTTCGTTCTGCTGAAAAAGCATGTGAGGCTGTTTCTGCAGTTTTTAGAGCGGGTATAACCCCTTCAGCACTAGAATTTATGGAAAGAGATGCTATTGACTGGACATTAAAATTTACCGAAATGAATGTGCCTATCAATGAAGATATTCAAGCTCATTTGCTAGTAGAGGTAGATGGTAATGATATGGATACGCTTTTCAAAGATTGCGAAAAAATAACTGAAGTTATGGAGCAATACGATTGCGATGAAATCTTATTCGCTGACTCTTCTCAACAAAAAGATCAACTATGGAAAATGAGAAGGGCGGTAGGTGAGGCTGTTAAGAGTAATAGTGTTTATAAAGAAGAAGATACCGTTGTTCCTAGAGCTGAATTACCACAATTATTGAAAGGAGTGAAATCTATTGGTGAAAAACACGGTTTTACTTCTGTTTGCTATGGTCATGCGGGTGATGGTAATTTACATATCAATATTATTAAAGGTGATATGAGTGATGAGGCTTGGAATAATGATTTATCCAAAGGCATAAGAGAAATTTTTGAATTAACAGTTGGTCTTGGCGGAACTATAAGTGGTGAACACGGAATAGGGCTAGTCCAAAAAGGCTATATGGATATTGCCTTTACTGAAGAGAATATAGCCATTCAAAAGGGTATAAAATCTATTTTTGACCCTAAGGGCATTTTGAATCCTAAAAAAGTATTCGTTTAG